The nucleotide window tgggattttggataatGTCATCATGATACGGCCTGTGTATGAtaacagtaaagggatgcaattttaaCTTATTACACTGTTGTAGTTATtctatttgcctctacctgtttggtcatcacATTCACATCACTAATAATTGTTTACCAAAAATtctttgtgtaaatattttgtgaaagcaccaacagtcagcCCCACAGTATCATTacaatatcgatattgaggtattcagtcaaaaatactgacatttgacattgtgacattttgtccatatcgcccagccctatcGTAAAGTGAACACAAATTACTGATTGCTAGCACTTATGTTTTTGAGAGGTCATGTGCCCTCAAGTATACGACTGCAGTGTATTTCAGTGCCTAATGCTGGGTTCCAGACTTTTtggtggacaccctgtatattcAGTAAGGAGACAGCTGCAGACTACAGGTTAGAGAAGCAGACGTCTGGACAtttttgataattaaaagtCAATGAATAAGACTCTCCCCCACAGTCTAGGATGCCCTTAAATAAGGCACTTAACATCCAGCTCAGTGGTCACCAGTGTGTACTGTATGAatgtaaaacagcaaaagagcACAAGTGCCTTGCAAATCCTTTTCATAAAGAGTAAAACATATTAGGGAATATGAAAGGAGTCTTTGATCCACTGATCCCTGGAGTTGCTGGTGGCTGGAGGCAGAGGCAGGGATGAGGAAGGAGCTGCTGcgacctcctcctcttcctcctcctctccctcctcctcctcctcctcctcagaatATCCATTGTCTCCATTGTAAGAGGCATCAGAGAGAAGTGAGGAACCCTTGTAGTCTTGGATGGCCTCATGGAGAGACCACAGCTGACACAGCAGGGACATGTCAAGCTGGCGCAGACCAACCTGTTGggacacgcacgcacgcacgcacgcacgcacgcacgcacgcacgcacgcgcgcgcgcgcgcgcacacacacacacacacacacacacacacacacacacacacacacacacacacatataaagacAAGATCAAACTTTGCCATGTCCACAGAGGGTACTGTATGAAAATGGTGCAGACATGCAGCTCTTACACTGGTGGAGAAATTACAGTCACACTGGAAgcacatgctgcacacacaaacacacacacacacacacacacacacagagagagagagagagagagagagagagagagagagagagagagagagagagagagagagagagagagagagagatcacccACCATCTCTTTGCGCAGCAGAGCCAGCGCAGCGTCCAGGCCGGCCGGCTTGCTGTGGCGGCGAGGCGCGCCCCCGTCGCCCCGGCTGATGTCCGCCTGGATGCGCGCTCTCTTGCTGTGCACCTTCTCGATGTCCCGCCACGAGCCGCCGTTGGAGTTGAGGATGCCGCTCAGGCCTTTGGGCAGCGGTGGGAGCCCCTCGACTGCAAGAACACCCGCAGCCGGACAGTCAGCGGCGCTGCACTGAGTCCCGTTCATCCCAGACCCCGTCTTTTGGATGCAGCACCACACGGCAGACAACCGAAACGCCGCAGTATCACAGGCGTCTGGCGAGCATGTATGACCAGGATGCACGTCTCAGTCAGACAAAACAATGTCCATTCAGGAAAAACTGTCAAAGGCACTACATCAATCTTAGCACCGCACGGACGTCTCAGCCACCACCTATGGGTGCTACTCCCTCCCTGTGCGCAGCAGCGGCAGCTTACCGGTATCCGTAAAGGTGCAAATAGCCTACAGTTCCTCAGAGACGCAAGCGAGTTAATCACAGATGTTTCTGGGGCATGGATTTGGTCTAATGTTTAGATGCCAGCGTTGGCGAATTCATATCAGGTTTcctggctttgttttgtttcctctcctttgtcTGGGAGAGTTCCCTGGCATCCCTCGGCTCCTCCCGGCGGTGACCGCGCCCCGCCCCGCTCCAGTCAAAAACAGTCTATATTTGGGGAAAAGGGAAACTGTCAAAGGAGTGTTTCATTGTACAGTGTAAACTCGATTGTTCCAGGGGCAGGTAGAGCATACAGTGTTTAAGCTAGGCTTAGTACCGCTGATAGCTCTCCATATGTGGGCTATATCTTTGGTAGATTTAAGATAAATGGAGGAAAATTAACGGGAGGAGGGACAGCGCACCTATGTTGTGACGACCAACCAAGCCCAATCTAGTGCAGCAGAGGAAGCCTGTGCACAAAAATGCATATGACTGATGAATCTGGTGGATTTTCATCCGAGGTGGCAAGGATTTAtctcaaatgaaaatatatttataagtATACTGTAATTGTATTAAATAGACTGCTTGAATATCTCCTCGCTGGCAAAGTTTAGGAGATGACTTCTTGCATATGGCATCTCTTGTGGAAGACAGACACCACAAACTGACTGTTCAGGCAACGCTTTATTCTGGTACACAATTAAGAACTCAGACTCTGCCTTCTACAACACTGAGATAGGTTGTTTCCATACAAAGTGTCTAATATTGTACAATACACAAACAGTTCAGTTGTTCTATACAGACTTAATTATCCCTGCAAGCCATTCTTCCATCAGATCATGCAGGCGTATGTTGAACCAT belongs to Myripristis murdjan chromosome 14, fMyrMur1.1, whole genome shotgun sequence and includes:
- the fam89b gene encoding leucine repeat adapter protein 25 — its product is MNGTQCSAADCPAAGVLAVEGLPPLPKGLSGILNSNGGSWRDIEKVHSKRARIQADISRGDGGAPRRHSKPAGLDAALALLRKEMVGLRQLDMSLLCQLWSLHEAIQDYKGSSLLSDASYNGDNGYSEEEEEEEGEEEEEEEVAAAPSSSLPLPPATSNSRDQWIKDSFHIP